One stretch of Streptomyces sp. NBC_01363 DNA includes these proteins:
- a CDS encoding rhomboid family intramembrane serine protease, translating to MDAAVTTCYRHPSYETYVSCTRCERFICPDCMREAAVGHHCVECVKEGQRSVRQARTVFGGAVPRSAVPLVTYVLMGLNIVAYLGELVRPGIVDRFAMLGAGLNGPDGGHYVYEAGDFPGFDVIGVVGGEWFRLLTGAFLHLPPGGSSLGSLPFGVLHILFNMYALWNLGRVVEDQLGRARYLALYLLSALGGSVLVYLIAPFDGTVGASGAIFGLGAAFYVINRRLGRDMRAVNRFMAGFLIWMVISAGFASWQGHLGGLLTGGIVTVAYAYAPAKRRTTVQAAAVVVVLAVLVLLVVLKTSALTG from the coding sequence GTGGACGCCGCGGTCACCACCTGTTACCGCCACCCGTCGTACGAGACGTACGTGAGCTGCACCCGCTGCGAACGCTTCATCTGCCCCGACTGCATGCGTGAGGCCGCGGTCGGCCACCACTGCGTGGAGTGCGTGAAGGAGGGTCAGCGTTCGGTCCGGCAGGCGCGCACGGTGTTCGGCGGTGCGGTCCCGCGGTCGGCGGTGCCGCTCGTCACGTATGTGCTGATGGGCCTCAACATCGTGGCGTACCTGGGAGAGTTGGTCCGGCCGGGAATCGTCGACCGGTTCGCGATGCTCGGTGCGGGGCTGAACGGCCCGGACGGCGGACACTACGTCTACGAGGCCGGGGACTTCCCCGGCTTCGATGTGATCGGCGTGGTGGGCGGCGAGTGGTTCCGGCTGCTGACCGGAGCCTTCCTGCATCTCCCGCCGGGCGGATCGTCCCTGGGTTCGCTGCCGTTCGGGGTGCTGCACATCCTCTTCAACATGTACGCGCTGTGGAACCTGGGCCGGGTCGTGGAGGACCAGCTGGGCCGGGCCCGCTACCTCGCGCTGTACCTGCTGTCCGCGCTGGGCGGTTCGGTCCTGGTCTATCTGATCGCGCCGTTCGACGGCACGGTGGGCGCCTCGGGTGCGATCTTCGGTCTCGGGGCGGCGTTCTACGTCATCAACCGGCGGCTGGGCCGCGACATGCGGGCCGTGAACCGGTTCATGGCCGGTTTTCTGATCTGGATGGTGATCTCGGCCGGGTTCGCCTCGTGGCAGGGCCACTTGGGCGGGCTCCTGACGGGCGGCATCGTCACCGTCGCGTACGCCTACGCCCCGGCGAAGCGCCGTACGACGGTTCAGGCCGCCGCGGTTGTGGTGGTGCTCGCCGTGCTGGTGCTGCTGGTGGTGCTCAAGACGTCCGCGCTGACGGGCTGA
- a CDS encoding HutD family protein, translated as MRARVLRAADRTATPWKNGGGVTREIAAHPEGAPMDAFDWRVSLADVAEDGPFSSFPGVDRTLTVVEGAGMDLMVGGEHHIVDEPYWPHDFPGDLETDGRLLGGPVVNANVMCRRGRTVAAVAVVRGTVRLAAPPGGAALAIALEDGAVLDGSDIELDRYDVLLTREEAPVVLRTHGWALLITLSAG; from the coding sequence GTGAGGGCGCGGGTGCTGCGGGCGGCCGACCGCACGGCCACGCCCTGGAAGAACGGCGGGGGAGTCACCCGGGAGATCGCGGCACACCCCGAGGGCGCGCCGATGGACGCCTTCGACTGGCGGGTCAGCCTCGCCGATGTGGCCGAGGACGGGCCGTTCTCCTCCTTCCCGGGCGTCGACCGGACCCTGACCGTGGTCGAGGGCGCCGGGATGGACCTCATGGTGGGCGGCGAGCACCACATCGTCGACGAGCCGTACTGGCCGCACGACTTCCCCGGTGACCTGGAGACCGACGGCAGGCTGCTCGGCGGCCCGGTCGTGAACGCCAACGTCATGTGCCGCAGGGGGCGGACGGTCGCGGCGGTCGCGGTGGTGCGCGGCACCGTCCGGCTCGCGGCGCCCCCGGGCGGGGCGGCCCTGGCCATCGCGCTGGAGGACGGTGCGGTGCTCGACGGCTCGGACATCGAACTCGACCGCTACGACGTGCTGTTGACGCGGGAGGAGGCGCCGGTCGTGCTGCGGACCCATGGCTGGGCCCTGCTGATCACCCTGTCGGCCGGATGA
- a CDS encoding VWA domain-containing protein, whose translation MAGSSVAAPGPAISLRTMEESAPALVSLYKSAAVSLTKHRMSGERAAVYLVLDYSGSMREYYKDGSVQALADRVLGLSAHLDDDGRVPLVLFSTDVDAVTDIALDNHRGRVDAVVAGLGHMGKTSYHLAMDAVIDHYVDSGSTAPALVVFQTDGGPISKHAAERYLCKAAKLPLFWQFIGFGNKRSNQFDFLRKLDELAVPAKRAVDNAGFFHAGPDPRQVPDAELYDRLVAEFPQWLAAARTQGIVK comes from the coding sequence ATGGCCGGCTCGTCCGTCGCCGCACCAGGTCCGGCCATCAGCCTCCGCACGATGGAGGAGAGCGCGCCCGCGCTGGTCAGCCTCTACAAGAGCGCCGCCGTCTCGCTGACCAAGCACCGCATGAGCGGCGAGCGCGCCGCGGTCTATCTGGTGCTCGACTACTCCGGCTCCATGCGGGAGTACTACAAGGACGGCAGCGTCCAGGCCCTGGCGGACCGGGTGCTGGGGCTCTCCGCCCATCTGGACGACGACGGCCGCGTCCCCCTCGTCCTCTTCTCCACGGATGTCGACGCCGTCACCGACATAGCCCTGGACAACCACCGCGGCCGGGTCGACGCTGTCGTGGCGGGCCTCGGGCACATGGGGAAGACCAGCTACCACCTGGCCATGGACGCCGTCATCGACCACTACGTCGACAGCGGATCCACCGCGCCCGCGCTCGTCGTCTTCCAGACGGACGGCGGCCCGATCAGCAAGCACGCGGCGGAACGCTATCTCTGCAAGGCGGCGAAACTGCCCCTGTTCTGGCAGTTCATCGGCTTCGGCAACAAGCGGAGCAACCAGTTCGACTTCCTGCGCAAGCTCGACGAGCTGGCCGTACCCGCCAAGCGCGCCGTCGACAACGCCGGCTTCTTCCACGCCGGACCCGACCCGCGACAGGTCCCGGACGCCGAGCTCTACGACCGGCTCGTCGCCGAATTCCCGCAGTGGCTGGCCGCGGCCAGGACCCAGGGGATCGTCAAGTGA